A genomic region of Ewingella sp. CoE-038-23 contains the following coding sequences:
- a CDS encoding tail protein X: protein MFLEHVTRDGERWDALAWQYYGDPLGYPRIIAANPHVAITPVLPSGLLLLIPVIEATDASTEEDIAPWLR, encoded by the coding sequence ATGTTTCTTGAACATGTCACCCGTGACGGAGAGCGCTGGGACGCTCTCGCATGGCAGTACTATGGCGACCCGCTGGGTTATCCCCGAATTATCGCCGCTAACCCGCACGTGGCCATCACGCCAGTGCTGCCCTCCGGGTTGTTGCTATTGATCCCGGTTATCGAGGCTACCGATGCCAGTACAGAAGAGGATATTGCCCCATGGCTGAGGTAA
- a CDS encoding phage major tail tube protein, which produces MMAKIEINRITNANIYLDGANLLGRAEEVKLPDVSMTMQEHKALGMVGKVELPAGFDKMEGEIKWNSFYRDAMLSAANPYKSLALQCRSSVQRYSSQGLIDEIPLVTFLTIMFKKNPLGTFKQHENAEFSSSFTCTYIKQVLDGEELLELDYLANIFRVGGVDQLTDYRINIGG; this is translated from the coding sequence CTGATGGCAAAGATTGAAATCAACCGCATCACCAATGCCAACATCTACCTCGATGGCGCTAACCTGCTGGGCCGGGCCGAGGAGGTCAAACTCCCTGACGTGTCCATGACCATGCAGGAGCACAAAGCGCTGGGGATGGTGGGCAAGGTGGAACTCCCGGCAGGCTTCGACAAAATGGAAGGCGAGATCAAGTGGAACAGCTTCTATCGCGACGCCATGTTGTCTGCTGCTAACCCGTATAAATCGCTGGCCCTGCAGTGCCGCTCCAGCGTGCAGCGCTACAGCTCACAGGGACTGATTGATGAAATCCCACTGGTCACCTTCCTGACGATCATGTTCAAGAAGAACCCGCTGGGGACGTTCAAGCAGCACGAGAATGCTGAGTTCTCCAGTAGCTTCACCTGCACGTACATCAAGCAGGTGCTGGACGGTGAAGAACTGCTGGAGCTGGACTATCTGGCCAACATCTTCCGCGTCGGCGGCGTTGACCAGTTGACTGACTACCGCATCAATATCGGGGGCTGA
- a CDS encoding phage tail tape measure protein — MASEFSVGVIIGGIVGSSFRSAVSGTRRALDSLGDTSRRLQERQNALTRATERYGQLGSSRMQRLNSDLLRVSRTMEQIERQQRRLSAVSATSDALKSNRMALYGQGAETYGIARTLGAPVMASVKQYSSFESQLRDISVTGDLDSRQEQAIGTAIRRASLQVNQLQESLLGGVGQLVADGMNPQQAATFAGMLGKAATATKADMTDLAKMTYAFSDALKITDAKELEQAFGIAATGAKLGSFELKDMAKALPGMAKAFAARGIYGKDAITQIVASLEVGKGSGSAEEAVTNMSNWLAAMGRGDTTQKYAKAGVDYQGSMQNYVAQGLSQYEASLMIANRFIDGKGKAFVQQWKAAGSRGDQEGQQKLMESFGLAEVFTDIQTVNHLLSMRQGWDKYQSNKQEMNTPSAMATLDKDAAKQNDTLEGRWRRTQIGFNDSAISIGESLRPALIQLGETFIPIMNSVGKWIAANPQLVSGTIQVIGALLAFKMATIGLKLGLNLLISPFVNVWKNAVLLRANWLRLSLALGEGGKLRWLVTGFSTVAKGAGTLARVLGGGLVRGLMLAGRAVLFIGRALLMNPIGLIITGVAMAAYLIYRYWGPISAFFKRMWAQVTSAFSNAWSGIKSAWNGVSGWFTGLWGNVKAAFNGGIIGVSKLIVNWSPLGLFYKAFAGVMSWFGVDMPKNFTDFGANLISGLVSGIGNKLSAAKDTIVNFGNSISGWFKETLGIHSPSRVFMGFGDNIGQGAAIGLQRTTPLAALAGQRLATEMTPDVPRIPSPEIMAAGYSGRGAAAASGGTSGGFQVSFNPQFFLNGKETAAPAGLTGALNMSLHELEKMLERLLAQKQRRGYE; from the coding sequence TTGGCCAGTGAATTTTCAGTCGGCGTCATCATTGGCGGCATTGTCGGAAGCAGCTTTCGCTCTGCCGTCAGCGGTACCCGACGCGCCCTTGACTCTCTCGGCGATACGTCACGCCGCCTTCAGGAGCGTCAGAACGCTTTAACCCGTGCAACAGAACGCTATGGTCAGCTGGGTTCTTCCCGGATGCAACGCCTCAACAGCGATCTGCTGCGCGTGAGTCGCACAATGGAGCAGATTGAACGCCAGCAGCGCCGTCTGTCGGCGGTATCGGCCACCAGTGATGCGCTTAAATCCAACCGTATGGCGCTCTATGGTCAGGGGGCAGAGACTTACGGTATCGCCCGAACGCTGGGCGCACCGGTCATGGCCTCAGTCAAACAATATTCATCGTTTGAATCTCAGCTACGCGATATCAGTGTCACCGGCGATCTGGATTCAAGGCAGGAACAGGCCATCGGTACTGCCATTCGTCGGGCATCCCTGCAGGTCAATCAGCTCCAGGAATCTCTGTTGGGTGGCGTTGGCCAACTGGTTGCCGATGGCATGAATCCGCAGCAGGCAGCGACCTTTGCCGGGATGCTCGGTAAAGCGGCCACGGCCACCAAAGCGGATATGACTGACCTCGCCAAAATGACCTATGCCTTTAGTGATGCGCTGAAAATTACCGATGCCAAAGAGCTGGAGCAGGCGTTTGGGATTGCGGCAACCGGGGCCAAGCTCGGTTCGTTTGAGCTGAAGGATATGGCGAAAGCGTTACCCGGTATGGCCAAAGCCTTCGCTGCACGTGGTATTTACGGTAAAGACGCCATAACCCAGATCGTCGCCAGTCTGGAAGTGGGTAAAGGTAGCGGCTCAGCGGAAGAAGCCGTCACCAATATGTCCAACTGGCTGGCGGCAATGGGACGCGGAGATACCACGCAGAAATACGCTAAGGCTGGCGTGGATTACCAGGGGTCAATGCAAAATTATGTAGCCCAGGGTCTCTCTCAATATGAAGCCTCTCTGATGATTGCCAATCGATTTATCGACGGTAAAGGCAAGGCATTCGTACAGCAATGGAAAGCTGCAGGCTCAAGAGGTGATCAGGAAGGCCAGCAAAAGCTGATGGAGTCCTTCGGGCTGGCGGAAGTCTTTACTGATATTCAGACAGTCAACCATCTGCTGTCGATGCGTCAGGGCTGGGATAAATACCAGTCTAACAAGCAGGAAATGAATACGCCTTCGGCAATGGCTACCCTGGACAAGGATGCAGCGAAACAGAATGATACGCTCGAAGGGCGCTGGCGCAGAACACAGATTGGCTTTAACGACTCGGCTATCAGCATCGGTGAATCATTACGCCCGGCGTTGATCCAGTTAGGGGAAACGTTCATCCCAATAATGAACAGTGTTGGAAAATGGATCGCGGCTAATCCGCAACTCGTGAGCGGTACGATCCAGGTAATCGGTGCATTACTTGCGTTCAAGATGGCCACCATCGGCCTCAAGCTTGGGCTAAATCTTCTTATTTCACCTTTCGTCAATGTCTGGAAAAACGCCGTGCTCCTGCGGGCCAACTGGCTGCGGCTATCGCTCGCGCTGGGTGAAGGCGGCAAACTCCGCTGGCTGGTGACCGGCTTCAGCACGGTCGCCAAAGGAGCCGGAACACTGGCCCGCGTGCTCGGTGGTGGTCTGGTTCGTGGACTAATGCTCGCGGGTCGTGCCGTTCTCTTCATAGGTCGGGCGCTGCTGATGAATCCCATTGGACTAATCATCACTGGCGTAGCCATGGCCGCTTATCTGATCTACCGCTACTGGGGGCCAATTTCTGCTTTCTTTAAGCGAATGTGGGCGCAGGTAACATCTGCTTTCAGTAACGCCTGGAGTGGTATCAAGTCGGCATGGAATGGCGTATCAGGCTGGTTTACTGGTTTGTGGGGGAATGTTAAAGCAGCTTTTAACGGTGGGATCATTGGGGTCAGCAAACTTATTGTTAACTGGTCTCCACTAGGCTTGTTCTATAAAGCCTTTGCGGGGGTGATGAGTTGGTTTGGCGTCGATATGCCGAAAAACTTTACTGACTTCGGAGCCAATCTGATTAGCGGCCTCGTTAGCGGTATCGGTAATAAACTGTCTGCAGCGAAAGACACCATCGTTAACTTCGGCAACTCCATTTCGGGCTGGTTTAAAGAAACCCTGGGTATTCACTCTCCGAGCCGCGTATTTATGGGCTTTGGCGACAATATTGGCCAGGGGGCCGCTATCGGCCTGCAGCGTACCACACCACTGGCCGCACTCGCGGGTCAGCGTCTGGCCACCGAAATGACACCGGATGTTCCCCGCATCCCGTCGCCGGAAATCATGGCAGCGGGCTATTCAGGCCGTGGCGCAGCTGCTGCCAGTGGCGGAACATCTGGCGGTTTTCAGGTCAGTTTTAATCCCCAGTTTTTCCTCAATGGCAAAGAGACCGCAGCGCCTGCCGGGCTGACCGGCGCACTCAATATGAGCCTGCATGAGCTGGAGAAAATGCTGGAGCGTCTGCTGGCTCAGAAACAACGTCGGGGGTACGAATAA
- a CDS encoding phage tail protein, whose amino-acid sequence MFAVLGDIEFELITYWDGFEATFGVDYAEHARIEGKPGLQFVGDKLDEIQISLVFHQHYCVPDVELARLRTAMKAHQALALVFGNGDYRGWFVITDVTATSEQTDSTGNVLAVNATASLREYIGDPKNPLQPPAIRTQVPGVGAVSGAIPSPSGVAQYVRDGVNYAKQAQSVLQTTISAVRVAQKMKDNPAAALTRVPGLMSGLGNVSGALGQSVPAFNALSESMPDAVSLARATSDAATYVQQAQSSLSSVDGSNIAAALDAVSGQLNSASTTFTRMSPGLSTMAAKILARSV is encoded by the coding sequence ATGTTTGCGGTACTGGGTGATATTGAGTTTGAGCTGATTACCTACTGGGACGGCTTTGAGGCCACATTCGGCGTCGATTATGCCGAACATGCCCGCATCGAAGGAAAGCCCGGCCTGCAGTTCGTCGGCGATAAGCTGGACGAAATCCAGATAAGCCTGGTCTTCCATCAGCATTATTGTGTGCCCGACGTGGAGCTGGCACGGCTGCGAACGGCCATGAAGGCCCATCAGGCGCTGGCGCTGGTCTTCGGGAATGGTGACTATCGCGGCTGGTTCGTCATTACCGACGTGACCGCGACCAGCGAACAGACCGACAGCACCGGCAACGTGCTGGCCGTTAACGCCACTGCATCGCTACGGGAGTATATCGGCGACCCGAAGAACCCGCTGCAGCCGCCTGCAATACGCACGCAGGTTCCCGGCGTCGGGGCGGTCTCCGGTGCCATTCCTTCACCGTCCGGGGTGGCGCAGTACGTCCGCGACGGTGTCAATTATGCCAAACAGGCGCAGTCCGTTCTCCAGACCACCATCAGTGCCGTTCGGGTGGCGCAGAAAATGAAGGATAACCCCGCCGCCGCGCTGACCCGCGTGCCGGGGCTGATGAGCGGACTGGGCAACGTGTCCGGGGCGTTAGGTCAAAGCGTTCCGGCATTTAATGCGCTCTCCGAATCCATGCCTGATGCCGTCAGTCTGGCCAGAGCCACCAGTGATGCGGCCACGTATGTGCAACAGGCGCAGTCTTCGCTGAGCAGCGTTGACGGCAGCAATATCGCAGCGGCGCTTGATGCCGTCTCTGGTCAGCTGAATTCAGCCAGCACCACCTTCACCCGCATGTCGCCGGGATTAAGCACCATGGCCGCCAAAATTCTGGCGAGGAGTGTGTGA
- a CDS encoding phage head morphogenesis protein — protein MSVTTAELAYCMTLPPKRAISYLKSKGYKITWDWEEMWQDAHARAFTVAKVTRLDILEDIRSALQKALDEGKTDRWFRKELEPELQRKGWWGPRDTTDPVTGEPVTIQQGSPWRLDTIFRTNMSVLYSAGRWAEQMENVDDRPYWMYTGINDSHTRKAHLLLHNLVLRYDDPFWQAFYPPNGWRCRCGVIALSAADVRARGLKVVNSGSAMGWELKLVSEKTGEMQNVATFNTGTTKVATDVGWSYAPGAAYRPDLARYQGTLQPLAQRELRGYDGFQ, from the coding sequence ATGAGCGTGACCACGGCTGAGCTGGCGTACTGCATGACGCTTCCCCCGAAGCGGGCTATCAGTTACCTGAAATCCAAAGGGTATAAAATCACCTGGGACTGGGAGGAGATGTGGCAGGATGCGCATGCCCGCGCTTTTACCGTCGCCAAAGTGACCCGCCTCGATATTCTGGAGGATATCCGAAGCGCCCTGCAGAAAGCGCTGGACGAGGGGAAGACAGACCGCTGGTTCAGAAAGGAGCTGGAGCCGGAGCTGCAGCGTAAGGGATGGTGGGGGCCGCGTGACACCACCGACCCGGTAACGGGTGAGCCGGTGACTATCCAGCAGGGTAGCCCGTGGCGTCTCGACACCATCTTTCGCACCAATATGTCCGTGCTCTACAGCGCCGGGCGCTGGGCCGAACAGATGGAGAACGTCGACGACAGGCCGTACTGGATGTATACCGGCATCAACGACAGCCATACCCGCAAGGCGCATCTGCTGCTTCACAATCTGGTGCTGCGTTATGATGACCCGTTCTGGCAGGCGTTCTACCCGCCGAACGGCTGGCGCTGTCGCTGTGGGGTGATTGCCCTGAGCGCGGCAGATGTGCGCGCCCGTGGTTTGAAGGTGGTGAATTCAGGTTCTGCTATGGGCTGGGAGCTGAAGCTGGTGTCGGAGAAAACCGGCGAGATGCAGAACGTCGCCACCTTCAACACCGGTACCACGAAGGTGGCCACCGACGTCGGCTGGTCTTATGCGCCGGGTGCGGCTTACCGTCCTGACCTTGCCCGTTATCAGGGCACGCTACAACCGCTGGCACAGCGGGAACTGAGAGGATACGATGGCTTCCAATAA
- a CDS encoding phage virion morphogenesis protein: protein MASNNLVNITINDESLRRSLRALDLAATDLEPAMRKIAGTLLAETQFNFLDEGRPGWTPSLAAQDRDGQTLQLTGRLMGSVSTDHDDRQAAVGTNVVYGPIHQFGGKTGRNESVELPARPFLPMTGDGELQSDVVVPILDTIVRHLESAARR from the coding sequence ATGGCTTCCAATAATCTGGTCAATATCACCATTAACGATGAGTCCCTGCGCCGGAGTCTGCGGGCGCTGGATTTAGCTGCCACAGACCTGGAGCCTGCGATGCGCAAAATCGCCGGAACCCTGCTGGCGGAAACGCAGTTTAACTTTCTGGATGAGGGCCGTCCGGGCTGGACGCCGTCGCTCGCCGCGCAGGATCGTGATGGTCAGACGCTGCAACTCACCGGACGGCTGATGGGGTCAGTATCTACAGACCATGACGACAGGCAGGCAGCGGTTGGTACTAACGTCGTTTATGGTCCGATTCACCAGTTCGGTGGTAAAACGGGGCGCAATGAGTCCGTTGAGCTTCCGGCGCGTCCGTTCCTGCCGATGACAGGGGACGGTGAGCTGCAGTCTGATGTGGTCGTTCCCATTCTTGATACGATTGTGCGTCATCTTGAATCTGCGGCCCGTCGTTGA
- a CDS encoding phage tail sheath subtilisin-like domain-containing protein, with translation MAANYLHGVETIEVENGARPVKTVKSAVIGLIGTAPMGDVNTLVQCLSEKDASVFGSQLTGFTIPQALDAIYDHGAGTVLVINVLDPAVHKTAVADEDVTFDKATGKARLANPVVAQLVLKPASDGQPYVEGEDYSLDAQTGVITSLGKSIAAGATATASYNHADPTKVTPADIIGAVNAAGNRTGMKLLNDSFNLFGYFAKILIAPVFCTQNSVSVELIAMAEKLGAVTYIDAPIGTTFAQALTGRGPEGTINFNTSSDRVRLCYPHVKVYDAATNSERLEPLSQRAAGLRAKVDLDKGYWWSSSNQEIMGITGVERQLSAMIDDPQSEVNLLNEQGITTVFSSYGSGLRLWGNRMAAWPTVTHMRNFENVRRTGDVINESLRYFSQQYIDMPITQALIDALTESVNAYGRKLIGDGALLGFKCWFDPARNEKTELAAGHLLLSYKYTPPPPLERLTFETEITSEYLLTLKGNS, from the coding sequence ATGGCAGCTAACTATCTGCATGGTGTTGAAACCATTGAAGTGGAAAATGGTGCTCGTCCGGTTAAAACGGTGAAGTCCGCCGTCATTGGCCTGATTGGCACCGCCCCGATGGGTGACGTCAATACGCTGGTGCAGTGCCTGTCTGAGAAAGATGCTTCCGTCTTTGGCAGCCAGTTGACCGGCTTCACTATTCCGCAGGCGCTGGATGCCATCTACGACCACGGCGCAGGCACCGTTCTGGTGATTAACGTGCTTGATCCGGCTGTGCATAAAACCGCTGTAGCCGATGAAGATGTAACGTTCGATAAAGCGACGGGCAAGGCCCGGCTGGCTAATCCAGTGGTCGCGCAGCTGGTACTGAAACCGGCCAGCGATGGTCAGCCCTATGTCGAGGGTGAAGACTACTCGCTTGATGCGCAGACCGGCGTGATTACCAGCCTCGGGAAAAGCATTGCGGCGGGCGCAACCGCGACGGCCAGCTATAACCATGCTGACCCGACCAAAGTCACCCCGGCTGATATCATCGGTGCTGTTAACGCAGCGGGCAACCGTACCGGCATGAAGCTGCTCAACGACAGCTTTAACCTGTTTGGCTACTTCGCCAAAATCCTGATTGCCCCGGTGTTCTGCACCCAGAACAGTGTCTCTGTTGAGCTTATCGCCATGGCTGAGAAGCTGGGGGCGGTGACCTATATTGATGCGCCGATTGGCACCACCTTTGCGCAGGCACTGACGGGGCGTGGCCCGGAAGGCACCATCAACTTCAACACCAGTTCCGATCGCGTCCGTCTCTGTTATCCACACGTTAAGGTCTATGACGCGGCCACCAACAGCGAACGACTGGAGCCACTGAGCCAGCGTGCTGCCGGGCTGCGTGCCAAAGTTGACCTGGATAAAGGCTACTGGTGGTCGTCATCCAACCAGGAAATCATGGGCATCACCGGCGTGGAGCGTCAGCTGTCGGCGATGATTGACGACCCGCAAAGCGAGGTGAACCTGCTTAACGAACAGGGTATCACCACGGTCTTCAGCAGCTATGGCAGCGGCCTGCGTCTGTGGGGCAACCGTATGGCAGCATGGCCAACGGTGACGCATATGCGCAACTTTGAGAACGTTCGCCGCACAGGTGATGTGATCAACGAGTCCCTGCGCTATTTCAGCCAGCAGTACATCGATATGCCGATCACCCAGGCGCTAATTGATGCGCTGACGGAATCGGTCAACGCCTATGGTCGTAAGCTGATTGGCGACGGTGCGCTGCTGGGCTTTAAATGCTGGTTTGATCCGGCCCGCAACGAAAAGACGGAACTGGCTGCCGGTCACCTGTTACTGAGCTACAAATACACGCCGCCACCGCCGCTGGAGCGACTGACGTTTGAGACCGAGATCACCTCGGAATACCTGTTAACCCTGAAGGGGAATAGCTGA
- a CDS encoding phage tail assembly protein → MSQTKSEAELFILKYPFTTAAGESIPQLTLKRLTVKDLKQVKKIHKDPNDWDEPLISRSTGLLPEDLDNMDLADYLDLQKRFQQITGLGKSNEDADAGAGATGEVV, encoded by the coding sequence ATGTCACAAACCAAATCTGAAGCCGAACTCTTTATTCTGAAATACCCTTTCACCACAGCGGCTGGTGAATCAATCCCCCAGCTCACCCTTAAACGCCTGACGGTTAAAGACCTCAAACAGGTTAAAAAAATCCACAAAGACCCGAATGACTGGGATGAACCACTGATTTCTCGCAGCACCGGTCTGCTTCCGGAAGACCTGGATAATATGGATTTAGCGGATTATTTGGATCTACAGAAACGATTTCAGCAAATCACTGGGCTGGGCAAGAGCAACGAAGACGCTGATGCAGGCGCAGGGGCTACTGGCGAGGTGGTTTAG
- a CDS encoding DUF2190 family protein has protein sequence MGTTQQVILTTTVTASAALTQQRFVGADNAPCQAGAVALGVAEVDAAAGDLTPVNVLGIVAVEVGAAVTKGQNVQSDANACAVPQTAASGDTPAGISAGIALDEALAEGDVIRILRGV, from the coding sequence ATGGGTACCACTCAGCAGGTCATTCTGACCACCACCGTTACGGCCAGTGCGGCGCTAACCCAGCAGCGTTTTGTCGGTGCCGATAATGCCCCCTGTCAGGCCGGTGCTGTGGCACTCGGTGTGGCAGAAGTTGATGCCGCTGCCGGTGATTTAACCCCGGTCAACGTTCTGGGTATCGTCGCCGTCGAAGTCGGCGCGGCTGTCACAAAAGGCCAGAATGTCCAGTCCGATGCCAACGCCTGCGCAGTTCCCCAGACTGCCGCATCGGGCGACACCCCAGCGGGTATTTCTGCCGGGATTGCGCTGGATGAGGCGCTGGCAGAAGGCGACGTTATCCGCATCCTGCGCGGGGTGTGA
- a CDS encoding gp436 family protein, producing MYCTLADLLEQVPERTLIELTNESVGFDEQPPVNATVVESCIRYAGELIDAHLRGRYTLPLTEVPTVLRDIAITLTRYRLYVRRPEGDLPDTVKDDNKEARRQLEAIRDGKLTLGLQSTQKDVPESGEIRARARRPTFGGRDGLLEKY from the coding sequence ATGTACTGCACCCTGGCGGATTTGCTTGAGCAGGTACCGGAAAGGACGCTCATTGAGCTGACTAACGAGTCGGTTGGCTTTGATGAGCAGCCTCCGGTCAATGCTACCGTGGTTGAGAGTTGCATCCGCTACGCCGGTGAACTGATAGATGCCCACCTGCGTGGGCGCTATACCCTGCCGCTGACGGAAGTGCCGACCGTTCTGCGGGACATTGCCATCACGTTGACCCGATACCGTCTGTACGTCCGCCGTCCTGAAGGTGACCTGCCTGACACCGTCAAGGACGATAACAAGGAAGCACGACGGCAACTGGAGGCCATTCGCGACGGGAAACTCACGCTGGGGCTGCAGTCGACCCAGAAAGATGTGCCTGAGTCCGGTGAAATCCGGGCACGGGCACGCCGTCCCACCTTTGGCGGGCGCGATGGCTTACTGGAGAAATACTGA
- a CDS encoding peptidase — MSAIHIFKAGTHTDMHGTKLPFTQSDLAACVKAYDPSVHEAPLVIGHPKTEDPAWGWVKSLSLSGADLLAEPEQLDPQFAELVGNGRFKKVSASFYLPDSPNNPKPGTLYLRHVGFLGAQPPSIKGLKQVSFGESEEGVVEFADWGDITNASLWGRLRDFLIGQFGLDETDKVLPSWQVDSLREEAYREPVQAVPDFSESNPNPQQENDTMTKEEIEALQAENTRLKAEATQRAELDAKSQQEKLHADNVSYAEKLVSGGQLAPAAKSVVVAILDAVSAGDKPVEFAEGDTRTPLATAFKTLLDGSAPVLNFSEHATKDRVDTGVSTSSAEFAEADPERLALHQKALDLSKKEGISYDAAVSRCL; from the coding sequence ATGTCAGCCATTCATATTTTTAAAGCCGGTACTCATACCGACATGCACGGCACGAAACTGCCGTTCACGCAAAGCGATCTTGCCGCCTGCGTAAAAGCCTATGACCCGTCCGTCCATGAAGCGCCGCTCGTTATTGGTCACCCTAAAACGGAAGACCCGGCGTGGGGCTGGGTGAAATCCCTGTCACTCAGCGGCGCTGACCTGCTGGCCGAGCCTGAACAGCTCGACCCGCAGTTTGCCGAGCTGGTAGGCAACGGGCGTTTCAAGAAAGTTTCCGCCTCGTTCTATCTCCCTGACTCACCCAATAACCCGAAACCCGGCACGCTTTACCTTCGCCACGTCGGTTTTCTGGGGGCGCAGCCTCCCTCTATTAAGGGGCTGAAGCAGGTGTCATTTGGCGAGTCAGAAGAAGGCGTCGTCGAGTTTGCCGACTGGGGCGATATCACCAATGCCTCTCTCTGGGGACGGCTGCGTGACTTTCTGATCGGCCAGTTCGGGCTGGATGAAACCGATAAGGTACTTCCGTCATGGCAGGTTGATTCCCTGCGAGAAGAAGCGTACCGCGAGCCGGTGCAGGCCGTGCCGGACTTCAGCGAATCAAACCCTAACCCTCAACAAGAGAACGACACGATGACCAAAGAAGAAATTGAAGCCCTTCAGGCGGAAAACACCCGCCTGAAGGCTGAGGCCACCCAGCGAGCCGAGCTGGATGCGAAGAGTCAGCAGGAGAAGCTGCACGCTGACAACGTTTCCTACGCTGAGAAACTGGTAAGCGGCGGTCAACTGGCCCCGGCAGCGAAGTCCGTTGTTGTCGCCATTCTGGATGCGGTCTCTGCTGGCGATAAGCCGGTGGAATTTGCCGAAGGCGACACCCGCACGCCGCTTGCCACGGCGTTCAAGACATTGCTGGATGGCTCGGCACCGGTGCTGAACTTTAGCGAGCATGCAACCAAAGACCGTGTGGATACCGGTGTTTCAACGTCTTCAGCAGAGTTTGCTGAAGCCGACCCAGAGCGTCTGGCGCTGCATCAGAAAGCGCTGGATTTGTCGAAAAAAGAAGGCATCAGCTACGACGCTGCTGTCTCACGCTGCCTGTAA
- a CDS encoding Gp37 family protein, with protein sequence MNVLPVIDAVVARLREKLPTLAVEYFPEKPAEYRLNHPKGALLVSYAGSRFDKPNDIGAVIQPQTIQLCVTVVFRQLNGKQGAVDVLDVVRRILGGYTPPNCRRRIWLTREVFIGEVKGLWQYALDFATESVFIEDSDLPSGPLLTEVNYEESE encoded by the coding sequence ATGAACGTTCTGCCCGTTATTGATGCGGTTGTCGCCCGCCTTAGGGAAAAACTCCCGACGCTTGCGGTGGAATACTTCCCGGAAAAACCAGCGGAATACCGCCTCAACCATCCGAAGGGAGCGCTGTTGGTGAGTTATGCCGGGTCGCGCTTCGACAAGCCCAATGATATCGGTGCGGTGATCCAGCCTCAGACCATCCAGCTGTGCGTCACGGTGGTCTTCCGCCAGCTCAACGGTAAACAGGGCGCGGTGGATGTGCTCGACGTGGTGCGCCGCATTCTCGGCGGCTACACCCCGCCGAACTGCCGCCGTCGTATCTGGCTGACCCGCGAGGTGTTTATCGGTGAGGTCAAGGGGCTGTGGCAGTACGCCCTCGACTTTGCCACTGAAAGCGTCTTTATCGAAGACAGCGACTTACCGTCCGGCCCGCTGTTAACCGAAGTGAATTATGAGGAAAGCGAGTGA